From the genome of Bacteroidota bacterium:
GGTTCCTCTCGTCGGCGTCACGAGAGTCTGTTCGGTTGTTGCCGCGGTGAGCTTGCTGAGTTCATTGGCGACAATCCTTCGAATACAAAAATTAGGGGCTGGCGTTGTAAGCTAAGAATTTTCAGAGATTTTCCCGGGAGCCGTCAGGGCGGCATTCCGTGAATTCGAAAGAAGAGGTGAGAGATATGAATCGATCGTTGCATATGATGACCAAACGGGAATTTCTCAAATGCGGGCTCCTCGCCGCCGGAGGATGTGCGCTGGGGTTTGAGAGATTGAACGGTTACGTCGGCGCGCTGGGTTCCGGGATCGCATCGTCGATTCCGGTTGAGGGCCCATGGAAGTGGAGCAAGGAGGCGATGTTTTATGAAAAGACTCCTGGGGGGCTTCTCTGTCACAAGTGCCCGCATGGATGTGTACTGGCGGATGGAGACGCCGGTAAATGCAGGAACCGGGTCAACTATTCCGGCACGATGTATTCCATCGCCTACGGGAACCCATGCGCTGTTCACATCGACCCGATCGAAAAGAAACCTTTCTTTCACTTCCTACCTTCAACGCACGCATACTCCATTGCCGCGGCCGGCTGCAATCTCCGCTGCCTGAACTGCCAGAACTGGCAGATATCACAATTCAGTCCGAAAGAGACGGACAACGTGGACCTGATGCCCTCCGCGGTCGTTGACGAGTGCATCAGGAACGGATGCGAATCGATCGCTTATACATACGCAGAGCCGAACACCTTCTATGAGTACGGGTACGACACAGCGCTTCTCGCCCGGCAGAAGGGTATCAGGAACGTCTGGAAGTCGAGCGGGTATATCAACGAGGAGCCGCTCCGCCTGCTCTGCAAGCGGATCGACGCAGCGAACATCGACCTGAAAGGATTCGACGAGGACGTTTACTGGCGGCTGAACCAGGCTACTCTGAAACCGGTGCTGAAGGCGCTCAAAGTGTTGAAGGAGGAGAAAGTATGGCTGGAGATCACGAACCTCGTTGTTCCGCAATGGACCGACGACCTTCCCACGATACGAAAGATGAGCAGCTGGCTTGTCGCCAACGGTTTCGCTGATACTCCGCTCCATTTCAGCCGCTTCACGCCGCTTTACAAACTCACCCAGCTCCCCACCACGCCGGTCTCAGTGCTCGAGCAGGCGCGAAACGACGCGCTTGCGGCCGGAATGCACTACGTCTATATCGGAAACGTTCCGGGTCACGCCGCGGAGAATACATACTGTCACAACTGCGGGAAGATCATCGTCGAGCGGAGAGGGTTCGTGATCCATTCAAACGACATCGTGAACGGGAAATGCAAATTCTGCGGAGAAGGGATCCCCGGGGTGTGGGGGAGAGCAAGTGGATAAATTCTTCTGCATGTCTTCGTTGCTAGCGCAGAGTCGCATCAGCGATTATTTGGTTGCGGTCCGTGCCCGGCATGACAAAGTCCGAGGGCCATCAATCGAAGACATCTCCTGCAGCGGCTGCAAAAACGACGGACCAACGACAAGCAGTTACACTTTCAAAAACACCGGCGGTCTTCGGTGAGCTTCCGAACCATCCCTGGTCCTTTTCTACACCGTCAGTTTTTCCGGCGTTGGAGGTGAGGAAGGAAACTACTCAACAAGAACGGCCTGTTGTTCTTTTGCAGATCGATAGATCGCTGATATGATCGCGACTGCGGCCCGGCCTTCGGCGCCGTCGATACTCGGCGGACGGTTCTCGCGGATGGCGGAAACAAAATCCACAAACTGGCGTCGGTGTCCTTCGCTCTTGATCGCACGCGGGGATGAAGCGCCGCCGTCTGCCGCATCGCTACGTTTTGCAAAACGATGACGAATGTCTTCGTCATCGGGCAAATCATGGCGGAATTGCCACGACGGAAAGCTTTCGTCTTCCATCACCACAAATCCGTCGGTGCCGGAGATTTCGATGCGCAGCGTTGTTCCCGGCCAGGATCCGGTGGTGCCTTCAACAACACCCAAGGCGCCCGATTTAAAAACAAGCGAGGCGACAGCCACATCTTCAACTTCAATACCGGTGTGAGCCCTTGTAGCCGAAAACGCCGTCACTTTCTCTACTCCCCCCATAAGCCATTGAAGAAGGTCGATGCCGTGAATTCCCTGATTCATCAAAGCGCCCCCGCCATCGTAACGGTACGTACCTCGCCACCCGCTCGACGCATAATATTCCTGCGTGCGATACCATTTGATGTAAACGTCTGCCAGGACGATGGTTCCGAAGCGCCCTGCGCCGATCGCGTTCTTCAGCGCCAGGCTTGATTCCGAAAATCTTCGGGGGAAAATCGCGCCGAGTTTGACTCCATGCTCCCGGCAGGCGGCAATGATCCGGTCGACCCGGTCTGTGGTGATCTCGAGGGGTTTCTCGATGATGAGATGTTTCTTCGCCTTGGCGGCGGCAATCGCCGCTTCCATATGAACCCCGGAAGCGGTGCAGACTGAAACTGCATCGATTTCGGGATTCTTCAGGAATTCGTCGAGATCCGAGTATGCTGTCCCCCCAAACTGAGAAACCCGCCTTTCCGCCGCGGCGAGCGTGCGGTCGCAGAAGGCAGTGATCTCCGCTCCGGGCACTTTTGTCAGGGCATCGGCCTGCAATTCACTGATCATTCCACAGCCGACGATTCCGAATTTGACTGTTCGTTCCTTTGTCACGTACGATCCTTGAACAGGCGATGGTCCATCGCTACAAGGTCCATTCGCATCGCTGAATAAAAAGTCGAGGGCGCATCAATCCAGAAGATTAAATTTCCGGAGAAAATCATCTGCAAGCTTCAGGATCCCATCATCAAAGTAGCGTGCATATTTTTGGTTTCCCTCTCCGAGATAGTGCCTCATGCCCTTGTAAGTATGCTGTTCAAAATAATTCCCTTCCTTGGTCATTGCGCTGTCAAAAAATTGGACCGTCCAGATAGGGACCTGATCATCATACTCGCCATGAAACTCTATCATCGGAGGCATTCCTCCTTTTATGTTATGGGTTGGAGAAATGCTCCATATTTTATTCCGACGGTCAGCCAGCAAACGATCGCACCAGCCTTCTACTGTATTGACGCATGCTGAAAACAGCAGGATTGCATCCGGGCGGCAGCTGATGCTGACGTTATCTGATTTTTCATTGTACTCATCGATCATCGCTGTGCATAATGCCAGGTGGCCTCCCGCAGACTGACCGGCGGCAACTATTTTATTTTTGCCAATATGGAATTTACCTGCATTTTCCCGAACCCACCTCATGGCCGATCTGGCATCCATGACACATTCGATCGGACTGATCAATTTATTCGGCGTTTGACCGTGGTCAATCGACAGGCGGTAGTCTACGGAGAACGTCACGATCCCCATTCTCGCGTATCGTTCGCACGTTGTAAAGAATTCGCTCGGGGCGCCAAAGGCCCAACCGCCGCCATGAAAGAAGACAATAGCAGTATTATTCTCACGTTCAAACGATCGATGCGTATAGAAAATATCGATCGTGAGTTTGATGGTGTCGACTGACTTGTATACCTCCTGCCGGTGGACCACTTGGTCGGTGTCTTCAA
Proteins encoded in this window:
- the amrS gene encoding AmmeMemoRadiSam system radical SAM enzyme; its protein translation is MNRSLHMMTKREFLKCGLLAAGGCALGFERLNGYVGALGSGIASSIPVEGPWKWSKEAMFYEKTPGGLLCHKCPHGCVLADGDAGKCRNRVNYSGTMYSIAYGNPCAVHIDPIEKKPFFHFLPSTHAYSIAAAGCNLRCLNCQNWQISQFSPKETDNVDLMPSAVVDECIRNGCESIAYTYAEPNTFYEYGYDTALLARQKGIRNVWKSSGYINEEPLRLLCKRIDAANIDLKGFDEDVYWRLNQATLKPVLKALKVLKEEKVWLEITNLVVPQWTDDLPTIRKMSSWLVANGFADTPLHFSRFTPLYKLTQLPTTPVSVLEQARNDALAAGMHYVYIGNVPGHAAENTYCHNCGKIIVERRGFVIHSNDIVNGKCKFCGEGIPGVWGRASG
- a CDS encoding Gfo/Idh/MocA family oxidoreductase; the protein is MTKERTVKFGIVGCGMISELQADALTKVPGAEITAFCDRTLAAAERRVSQFGGTAYSDLDEFLKNPEIDAVSVCTASGVHMEAAIAAAKAKKHLIIEKPLEITTDRVDRIIAACREHGVKLGAIFPRRFSESSLALKNAIGAGRFGTIVLADVYIKWYRTQEYYASSGWRGTYRYDGGGALMNQGIHGIDLLQWLMGGVEKVTAFSATRAHTGIEVEDVAVASLVFKSGALGVVEGTTGSWPGTTLRIEISGTDGFVVMEDESFPSWQFRHDLPDDEDIRHRFAKRSDAADGGASSPRAIKSEGHRRQFVDFVSAIRENRPPSIDGAEGRAAVAIISAIYRSAKEQQAVLVE
- a CDS encoding alpha/beta hydrolase fold domain-containing protein gives rise to the protein MKNLFVIIFLSFSFLTHAVSKEGRSVTGQVEDTDQVVHRQEVYKSVDTIKLTIDIFYTHRSFERENNTAIVFFHGGGWAFGAPSEFFTTCERYARMGIVTFSVDYRLSIDHGQTPNKLISPIECVMDARSAMRWVRENAGKFHIGKNKIVAAGQSAGGHLALCTAMIDEYNEKSDNVSISCRPDAILLFSACVNTVEGWCDRLLADRRNKIWSISPTHNIKGGMPPMIEFHGEYDDQVPIWTVQFFDSAMTKEGNYFEQHTYKGMRHYLGEGNQKYARYFDDGILKLADDFLRKFNLLD